From the Ruminiclostridium josui JCM 17888 genome, one window contains:
- a CDS encoding MGDG synthase family glycosyltransferase: MKNVVIISSDYTGHGHKSISEALQEQFCMHEDVCLNIIDGFELGGNMWIKVGKSYGMVTRNAKEIWKLAWKISKRNPSFIHEFTELTIRENFIKLLRKLKPDLILSVHPVFNTPIINILKEYRINIPFVTFVADLVSISPMWADSRADCIICPTEEAKQRCMGFGVPAHKLEVIGFPVRSRFTKHISQEIQNNDYTLDRPLECLIMSGGEGSGDMNNVARILLENFNCNIRIIAGRNESMKEKLEKTLSQQFPGRVEVYGYVTNIQDFMLKSDIAFTRGSPNVMMEAVACNVPLIITGALPGQEQENPDFAVNNKLGIYCDDLSSLAAVVSGLLADNAKGLNEIKQAQRSYFDHASAEKIVNHVLNLIKNDVFIYPSELRRRKKFLTLRLQSRKSS, translated from the coding sequence ATGAAAAATGTTGTAATAATATCTTCAGATTATACGGGACATGGCCATAAAAGTATCAGCGAAGCTTTACAAGAGCAATTTTGCATGCATGAAGATGTCTGCTTAAATATAATAGATGGATTTGAACTTGGCGGCAATATGTGGATAAAGGTAGGTAAGTCCTATGGTATGGTAACAAGAAATGCAAAGGAAATATGGAAGCTTGCATGGAAGATTTCCAAAAGAAATCCATCCTTTATTCATGAGTTTACAGAACTAACAATTAGAGAAAATTTTATAAAGTTATTAAGGAAACTAAAACCCGATTTAATTTTAAGTGTACATCCGGTTTTTAATACACCTATAATTAACATACTTAAAGAATATAGAATCAATATACCTTTTGTCACTTTTGTAGCTGATTTGGTAAGTATATCACCCATGTGGGCCGATTCAAGAGCCGACTGTATAATCTGCCCTACAGAAGAAGCAAAGCAAAGATGTATGGGGTTCGGTGTTCCTGCACACAAATTAGAAGTTATAGGTTTCCCTGTCAGGTCTAGATTTACAAAGCACATCTCTCAGGAAATCCAAAATAATGATTATACTTTGGATAGACCGCTGGAATGTCTTATTATGAGCGGCGGAGAAGGTTCAGGAGACATGAATAATGTTGCCAGAATTCTTCTGGAGAATTTTAACTGTAATATACGTATAATTGCAGGGAGAAACGAATCTATGAAAGAAAAGTTGGAAAAAACCCTTTCTCAGCAATTTCCGGGAAGAGTTGAAGTATATGGCTATGTGACCAATATTCAGGATTTTATGCTCAAATCAGATATCGCTTTTACCAGAGGCAGCCCAAACGTTATGATGGAAGCAGTTGCCTGCAATGTACCACTTATTATAACAGGTGCATTACCCGGACAAGAACAAGAAAATCCTGATTTTGCAGTTAATAACAAACTCGGTATATATTGTGATGATTTATCATCTTTGGCTGCAGTTGTATCCGGTTTACTGGCTGATAATGCAAAAGGACTTAATGAGATAAAGCAGGCACAACGGAGTTATTTTGACCATGCTTCAGCAGAGAAAATCGTTAATCATGTTCTGAATCTTATAAAAAATGATGTTTTTATATACCCATCCGAACTAAGACGAAGAAAGAAATTTCTTACATTGAGACTTCAATCCCGTAAAAGTTCCTGA
- a CDS encoding D-alanyl-D-alanine carboxypeptidase family protein, with protein MKKTAKIVVTVMIILSNLLCTNMVKADDANDDGPITDIIKNESWEAAGNQLPRVSAGAAIVMDAQSGRVLYEKNAYKRSSIASTTKIMTAIVAIENGKDDEDVIVSKNAASIWGSRVGLKEGKTYKLGNLLNAMMLRSGNDAAIAIAEHVGGSVEAFAEMMNRKAAEIGATNTNFVTPHGLDDPQHYSTPYDLALITQYALKNEKFCDIVSRKSSSFEGKPINNTNEMLSLYPGADGVKTGYTGQAGRCLVTSATHNGWKIISVVLNCSSRSTRAQSSKILLDYAYDNYKLYDYLKEGQQITNVNIHKGLNKAVGIYSDKDISIPLKKDEVDRIKVEYNIPKTLEAPIQKGSSIGTINYVLDGKVLASTDVKAMENIKRKDFYYYFDQIFKTWARLVHQR; from the coding sequence TTGAAAAAAACTGCAAAAATAGTTGTGACAGTTATGATTATTTTATCAAACCTGTTATGTACTAATATGGTAAAAGCAGATGATGCAAATGATGATGGGCCCATTACCGATATAATTAAAAATGAGAGTTGGGAGGCTGCAGGAAATCAGCTGCCTCGAGTTTCGGCTGGCGCAGCAATTGTAATGGATGCACAAAGCGGCAGGGTTTTGTATGAAAAAAATGCATATAAGAGAAGTTCAATAGCAAGTACAACAAAAATCATGACCGCAATAGTTGCTATTGAAAATGGAAAAGATGATGAAGATGTTATTGTCAGTAAAAATGCAGCATCTATATGGGGCTCTAGAGTTGGACTTAAAGAGGGAAAAACCTATAAACTTGGGAACCTTCTCAATGCAATGATGCTAAGATCGGGAAACGATGCGGCTATTGCAATAGCAGAGCATGTAGGAGGTTCTGTTGAAGCATTTGCTGAAATGATGAATAGAAAAGCCGCTGAAATAGGAGCAACCAATACAAACTTTGTAACGCCTCATGGATTGGATGATCCGCAGCATTATTCAACTCCATATGATCTTGCGTTGATTACACAATATGCTTTAAAGAATGAGAAGTTCTGTGATATAGTAAGCAGAAAATCCTCCTCCTTTGAAGGAAAACCTATTAATAACACAAATGAGATGCTAAGCCTTTATCCAGGAGCAGACGGAGTAAAAACAGGTTATACCGGTCAGGCAGGAAGATGCCTTGTAACCTCTGCCACACATAACGGATGGAAAATTATATCTGTAGTATTAAATTGCTCTAGTAGGTCTACTAGAGCTCAGAGCAGTAAGATATTACTGGATTATGCATATGACAACTATAAGTTATATGACTATCTAAAGGAGGGGCAGCAGATAACAAATGTGAACATACATAAAGGGTTAAATAAAGCGGTTGGAATTTATTCTGATAAAGACATATCAATTCCATTAAAAAAGGACGAAGTAGACAGGATTAAAGTGGAATATAATATTCCTAAAACGTTAGAAGCTCCTATACAAAAGGGAAGTAGTATAGGTACCATTAACTACGTACTTGACGGTAAAGTGCTGGCATCTACTGATGTCAAAGCCATGGAAAATATAAAAAGAAAGGACTTTTACTACTATTTCGATCAGATATTTAAAACATGGGCAAGACTTGTACATCAACGCTAA
- a CDS encoding B12-binding domain-containing radical SAM protein, with amino-acid sequence MKTLLVGINSKYIHTCLAIWYLKASINEFDNITVREFTINDIRDNVLSEIYREKPDIIAFSCYIWNIGIVLSITKELKKLLPDCRIILGGPEVSYDSEQIMAENSELDFIISGEGEDVFPVLIKDLYAGTEQYKNLQGIAYRSSCSVIFNKGFNLVKELDKVPSPYNNELMKTTLNRIVYYESSRGCPFSCSYCISSTFNGIRFFSMLRVKSDILRILEYKPRLIKFVDRTFNCHKGRAKEILKFLISLNCETVFHFEAAADLFDSEMLDILSKAPKGRIQLEIGIQTINTQTLKEIDRVTDIDVLTENVKKILGIGNIHLHLDLIAGLPYEDFEGFKKSFIYVYNLKPHQLQLGFLKMLKGSRIRLESQKHGFYFRDYAPYEVLKNKYISYDEILLLKDIEETFERYYNSGRFGNSLNFIEKSCFTWDSFILYEKLAHYCRDKGYLDRPVSYRENIQILYNFYKGVCQDNLSFEQFRQYMVLDFLSTDSSGAIPDCLKREDDYLSSGDIHSMLRNEEFIDRYLPQYKGIQAKNILKKVFFIKLNLLYPSDEVLLLDYSSKDEVSGKYRSISVKT; translated from the coding sequence ATGAAAACATTGCTGGTAGGCATAAATTCAAAATATATTCATACCTGTCTTGCAATATGGTATCTGAAAGCAAGCATAAATGAGTTTGATAATATAACTGTCCGTGAATTTACCATAAATGATATTAGGGACAATGTTCTTTCTGAAATCTACAGGGAAAAGCCCGACATCATAGCGTTTTCCTGCTATATATGGAATATTGGAATTGTTCTTTCAATAACAAAAGAGCTTAAAAAGCTGTTGCCGGACTGTCGCATAATTCTGGGGGGGCCTGAGGTCTCTTATGATTCTGAGCAAATCATGGCAGAAAATTCAGAGCTTGATTTTATTATATCCGGCGAAGGAGAGGACGTATTTCCAGTTTTGATAAAGGACTTGTATGCCGGTACGGAGCAGTATAAGAACTTACAAGGAATAGCTTACAGGAGTAGCTGCTCTGTAATATTTAATAAGGGCTTTAATCTGGTAAAAGAGCTTGATAAAGTTCCTTCCCCATACAATAACGAGTTAATGAAAACTACATTGAACAGAATAGTTTATTATGAATCATCTAGAGGCTGCCCATTTTCTTGCTCCTATTGTATTTCATCTACCTTCAACGGAATTAGATTCTTTAGTATGTTACGTGTAAAAAGTGATATTTTAAGAATTCTTGAGTATAAACCAAGACTTATAAAATTTGTTGACAGGACATTTAACTGCCATAAGGGAAGGGCAAAAGAGATATTAAAATTCTTAATATCCTTAAATTGTGAAACAGTTTTTCACTTTGAGGCAGCTGCTGACCTTTTTGACAGTGAGATGCTGGATATACTTAGTAAAGCCCCAAAAGGCAGGATTCAACTTGAAATAGGAATTCAGACTATAAACACTCAAACCTTAAAGGAAATTGACAGAGTAACGGATATAGATGTGTTAACAGAAAATGTGAAAAAAATCCTTGGTATAGGAAATATTCATTTGCATCTTGACCTGATAGCAGGTTTACCTTATGAGGATTTTGAAGGTTTTAAAAAATCTTTTATTTATGTCTATAACTTAAAACCTCATCAACTTCAACTGGGCTTTCTAAAAATGCTTAAAGGCTCCAGAATACGATTAGAGTCCCAAAAGCATGGTTTCTATTTCAGAGATTATGCACCATATGAGGTTTTGAAAAATAAGTATATTTCATATGACGAAATCCTACTTTTAAAAGACATTGAGGAGACTTTCGAGAGATATTACAATTCCGGTAGGTTTGGCAATTCACTGAACTTTATTGAAAAGAGTTGCTTTACTTGGGATTCATTTATTTTGTATGAAAAGTTGGCACATTATTGCAGGGATAAGGGATATTTGGACAGACCCGTATCGTATAGAGAAAATATTCAAATTCTGTATAACTTTTACAAAGGGGTTTGCCAAGATAATTTAAGCTTTGAACAGTTCAGGCAATACATGGTACTTGATTTTCTCAGCACTGACAGTTCTGGTGCAATTCCGGATTGTCTGAAAAGAGAAGATGATTATCTATCTTCCGGTGATATTCATTCTATGCTTAGAAATGAGGAGTTTATTGATAGATATCTTCCTCAATACAAAGGTATTCAAGCAAAAAATATTTTGAAAAAAGTATTCTTTATCAAGTTAAATTTATTATACCCATCTGATGAAGTGCTTTTATTAGACTATTCATCAAAAGATGAAGTTTCAGGGAAGTACAGGAGTATTTCGGTAAAAACATAA
- a CDS encoding PrkA family serine protein kinase — MTKPEFDFRELIKKDREEHIRKQFNGTFLDYLQIVKSNPEVAMLSHQRLYEIISSKGVEAVKTEENPRLRRIYGNDIIKKYKFFEEDFFGIDKTIMKIVRYFHSAAMAGEEARQVLYLVGPVGAGKSSLMEALKKALEAAPPIYSLKDCPMREEPLHLIPKHLRKDFEEKLNVKIEGDLCPICRYRLKNDYNGEYEKFPVELTGFSIRSRKGIGVVPPVDPNNQDTSILTGSVDISKIDLYSEDDPRVLSLNGAFNAGNRGIVEFIEVFKNETEYLHTMITATQEKSIPSPGKGAMIYFDGVILAHSNEAEWNKFKSDHTNEAILDRIVRIEVPYCLELNEEIKIYEKMLSKSKFKAHIAPHTIEIASMFAILTRLSPSNKVDPLTKLKIYNGEEILEKGMTRKIDIFELREEAPREGMTGISTRFIMKALDTALSESENDCINPIAVMEALIKSVKELGIGDEEKERYLRLIYDSVKKEYNKIMEKEVTKAFIHGYREQAESLFNNYLDHAEAFVNKTKIKDKNTGEELEPDEKFMRSIEEQIGISDTAVKGFRSDVTAYMFFVMRNGGSLDYTSYEPLKEAIEKKLTASVRDLSRIITQAKVRDKEQTQKYNTMVEEMKKNGYCDHCCNVILKYAANNLWKD, encoded by the coding sequence ATGACCAAACCGGAATTTGATTTTAGGGAACTAATTAAAAAAGACAGAGAGGAACACATACGCAAGCAATTTAATGGAACATTTCTGGATTATTTACAAATAGTTAAATCCAATCCGGAGGTTGCCATGCTGTCTCATCAAAGATTGTATGAGATTATCAGCTCAAAAGGGGTTGAAGCTGTAAAAACTGAGGAAAACCCAAGGCTAAGAAGAATATACGGGAACGATATAATAAAAAAATACAAGTTCTTTGAAGAAGATTTTTTTGGAATTGATAAAACAATAATGAAGATTGTAAGGTATTTCCACTCTGCTGCCATGGCCGGAGAAGAGGCTAGACAGGTTTTGTATTTGGTAGGGCCTGTAGGGGCAGGTAAATCATCACTAATGGAAGCACTTAAAAAGGCTCTGGAAGCTGCTCCGCCCATATATTCCTTAAAAGATTGCCCAATGAGGGAAGAACCACTTCATTTAATTCCAAAACACCTTAGAAAAGATTTTGAAGAAAAATTAAATGTAAAAATCGAAGGCGATTTATGCCCTATTTGCAGATACCGCTTAAAGAATGATTATAACGGAGAATATGAAAAGTTTCCCGTTGAATTAACAGGCTTTTCCATAAGGTCAAGAAAAGGTATAGGTGTTGTGCCTCCGGTAGACCCTAACAATCAGGATACTTCAATATTAACCGGAAGCGTTGATATATCGAAAATAGACCTTTATTCAGAAGATGACCCAAGAGTATTATCTTTAAATGGTGCTTTTAATGCAGGAAACAGAGGTATTGTGGAATTCATAGAGGTATTCAAAAATGAAACGGAATATCTGCACACTATGATAACTGCAACACAGGAAAAATCCATTCCATCGCCGGGAAAAGGTGCAATGATATATTTTGACGGAGTTATATTGGCTCATTCCAATGAAGCAGAATGGAATAAATTCAAGTCAGACCATACAAATGAGGCGATTCTAGACAGAATTGTAAGAATTGAGGTACCTTACTGCCTTGAATTAAACGAGGAAATAAAAATATATGAAAAAATGCTTTCTAAGAGCAAATTTAAGGCACATATAGCACCTCATACTATAGAAATAGCATCCATGTTTGCTATACTGACCAGATTAAGCCCATCAAACAAGGTAGACCCTCTTACTAAGCTAAAAATATACAACGGTGAGGAAATTCTGGAAAAAGGAATGACTCGTAAAATAGATATATTTGAGCTTCGTGAGGAGGCACCCAGAGAGGGTATGACGGGTATATCAACCAGATTTATAATGAAAGCTCTGGATACTGCATTATCTGAATCTGAGAATGATTGCATAAATCCAATTGCGGTTATGGAGGCATTAATTAAATCTGTCAAGGAACTGGGAATCGGAGATGAGGAAAAAGAACGTTACTTAAGGCTTATATATGATTCTGTAAAGAAGGAATACAATAAAATTATGGAAAAAGAAGTTACAAAGGCGTTTATTCATGGCTATAGAGAACAGGCCGAGAGTCTTTTTAACAATTATCTTGACCATGCAGAAGCCTTTGTCAACAAGACTAAAATAAAGGATAAGAACACAGGTGAGGAACTTGAGCCCGATGAAAAATTCATGCGTTCTATTGAAGAACAGATAGGTATTTCTGATACTGCGGTAAAAGGATTCAGGTCGGATGTTACTGCGTATATGTTCTTTGTTATGCGAAATGGGGGAAGTTTGGATTATACAAGCTATGAGCCTTTGAAGGAGGCAATAGAGAAAAAGCTGACTGCATCCGTAAGAGATTTGAGCAGGATTATAACACAGGCAAAAGTAAGGGATAAGGAACAGACCCAGAAATACAACACAATGGTAGAGGAAATGAAAAAGAACGGCTATTGTGACCACTGCTGCAATGTCATATTGAAATATGCTGCTAACAATCTGTGGAAGGATTAA
- the yhbH gene encoding sporulation protein YhbH produces MAIFRDCSNIGKDRSAEDRRRHRELVEESIKKNLGNIIAEQSIIGKSKDKKIKIPIKGIKEFQFIYGKSKPGVGAGDGNEKRGDKFQGEAQEGKGKGGAGNQEGEEVYETEITIEEVIKYLFDDMNLPDIDKKQLSRLEEKSYRKLGYQHKGIPPRLAKKRSVIEKIKRRQASKRSEDGENTTYDKQEGQERFPFIQEDLRYYRIKEDNKRDYNAVVLCIMDVSGSMDQTKKYLARSFYFLLYQFLRLKYANVDVVFIAHTTTAKEVNEREFFHRGESGGTYISSGYDKALEIIADRYSPSNWNIYAFHCSDGDNWSEDNKRAVESAKKLCEVCNLFGYGEIVPGYYNIGSTIKNEFQTNIKSNNFAAININKKEDVLPALKKLLDKASDRDEKAIMD; encoded by the coding sequence ATGGCTATTTTCAGAGACTGCAGCAATATCGGCAAAGATAGGTCAGCCGAAGACAGAAGAAGACACAGAGAGCTTGTTGAGGAATCCATAAAGAAAAATCTTGGCAATATTATAGCAGAACAAAGCATAATAGGTAAAAGTAAGGATAAAAAAATTAAGATTCCAATAAAAGGAATAAAGGAGTTTCAATTTATATATGGAAAATCCAAGCCTGGCGTAGGTGCAGGAGACGGTAATGAAAAAAGGGGCGATAAATTTCAAGGAGAGGCACAGGAAGGAAAGGGCAAGGGAGGGGCCGGGAATCAGGAGGGAGAAGAGGTTTATGAAACAGAGATAACCATTGAGGAGGTAATAAAATACCTTTTTGATGACATGAACCTTCCCGATATTGATAAAAAGCAGCTATCCAGGTTGGAGGAAAAAAGCTACAGAAAGCTTGGTTACCAACACAAAGGCATCCCTCCGAGACTTGCAAAGAAACGCTCAGTAATTGAGAAAATAAAGCGCAGGCAGGCCTCCAAAAGGTCTGAAGATGGAGAGAATACTACATATGATAAGCAGGAAGGCCAAGAAAGGTTTCCGTTTATACAGGAAGATTTAAGATATTACAGAATTAAAGAGGATAACAAAAGGGATTATAATGCAGTTGTGCTGTGCATTATGGATGTTTCAGGTTCAATGGATCAAACAAAAAAATATCTGGCAAGAAGCTTTTATTTCCTTTTGTATCAATTCCTACGATTGAAGTATGCAAACGTGGATGTTGTTTTCATAGCTCACACAACAACTGCAAAGGAAGTAAACGAAAGAGAGTTTTTTCACCGGGGTGAATCTGGTGGAACCTATATCAGCAGCGGATATGACAAAGCATTGGAAATTATTGCCGACAGATACAGTCCAAGCAACTGGAACATTTATGCTTTTCATTGCAGCGATGGAGACAACTGGTCAGAAGATAATAAAAGAGCTGTAGAAAGTGCTAAAAAGCTTTGTGAGGTTTGCAATTTGTTTGGCTATGGAGAGATAGTACCAGGTTATTATAATATAGGCAGTACCATAAAAAATGAATTTCAGACTAATATAAAAAGTAATAACTTTGCAGCTATTAATATCAACAAAAAAGAGGATGTCCTGCCGGCACTTAAAAAGCTCCTGGATAAAGCTAGTGATAGGGACGAGAAGGCGATTATGGATTAG
- a CDS encoding SpoVR family protein, whose amino-acid sequence MADFSLKELEYWNERIEEIAVESGLNFYNQEFEIINYEDMIGYESYVGMPSHYPHWSYGKSYERIKTLHKYNLTGLPYEMVINSNPCIAYLMKDNSLLVQILTIAHVYAHNDFFKNNRLFKKGTKAEYAVETFKNHANRIRDYISDPSIGYTKVEKILNAAHAVKLQTERIIDFCNNKKKKEESKSALAEHKSDFPNLDRYSENKRQDDSEASNQEIKIPEEPQEDILKFITEYGRLLDWEKDILSIVREEARYFIPQIETKIMNEGWASFWHYTILSKLELPQSLHFEFLRKHNEVVRPLKSSINPYFIGFKIIENLYNTQGKDKIFEVRENERDQSFIRRYLTQELCDEMNLFEYITTGNDYMISEVSDEEGWKKVRDTLCNTVGVGSIPVIKVTEWSPKENTLFLEHEFDGRELELSYAYETLKHLVDLWKGKVVLSTHLEEKKKNIACDEMKRISLYT is encoded by the coding sequence ATGGCGGATTTTAGTTTAAAGGAACTGGAATACTGGAATGAGCGCATAGAAGAAATAGCGGTGGAAAGTGGCCTTAACTTCTATAATCAGGAATTTGAAATAATAAACTATGAAGATATGATAGGCTATGAATCATATGTAGGAATGCCATCCCACTATCCCCATTGGAGTTACGGAAAATCCTATGAGAGGATTAAAACCCTACATAAATATAATCTTACAGGACTTCCGTATGAAATGGTTATTAACTCAAACCCGTGTATAGCCTACCTAATGAAAGATAATTCACTTCTTGTTCAAATACTTACAATAGCCCATGTATATGCACATAATGATTTTTTCAAAAATAACAGACTTTTCAAAAAAGGAACCAAGGCTGAGTATGCAGTAGAGACCTTTAAAAACCATGCTAACCGGATACGTGATTATATATCGGATCCAAGCATCGGCTATACAAAAGTTGAAAAAATACTTAATGCAGCACATGCTGTAAAACTGCAAACGGAAAGGATAATTGACTTTTGCAATAATAAAAAGAAAAAAGAGGAATCAAAATCCGCATTAGCAGAACATAAATCTGATTTTCCCAACCTTGATAGGTACTCCGAAAATAAAAGGCAGGATGACTCTGAAGCTAGCAATCAAGAAATAAAGATACCGGAGGAGCCTCAGGAGGATATACTGAAATTTATTACAGAATATGGTCGTTTGCTGGACTGGGAAAAAGATATACTTTCTATTGTAAGAGAAGAAGCCCGATACTTTATCCCACAGATTGAGACAAAAATTATGAATGAGGGTTGGGCAAGTTTTTGGCACTATACTATATTAAGCAAACTTGAACTTCCTCAGAGTCTTCATTTCGAATTCTTAAGAAAACATAATGAGGTAGTCAGACCTTTAAAATCAAGTATAAATCCGTATTTTATAGGCTTTAAAATCATTGAAAACCTGTATAATACTCAGGGTAAAGATAAGATATTTGAGGTAAGGGAAAATGAGAGAGATCAATCTTTTATAAGAAGATACCTTACACAGGAATTGTGTGATGAAATGAATCTTTTTGAATATATAACCACAGGAAACGATTATATGATTTCTGAGGTTTCAGATGAAGAGGGCTGGAAAAAGGTACGGGATACTTTATGTAATACAGTAGGGGTAGGGAGTATTCCAGTAATAAAAGTCACTGAATGGAGCCCAAAGGAGAACACGCTATTCCTTGAACACGAGTTTGATGGTCGGGAACTGGAATTGAGCTACGCTTATGAGACCCTTAAACATCTTGTGGATTTATGGAAGGGTAAAGTCGTATTGAGCACACATTTGGAAGAAAAGAAGAAAAATATAGCATGTGATGAAATGAAAAGAATATCCCTATATACTTGA
- the htpG gene encoding molecular chaperone HtpG has product MKHESGNISINTENIFPIIKKWLYSEKDIFIRELVSNASDAISKMKKLDAMGEAELPEDNKFEIKVIVNKNDKTIKVIDNGLGMTAEEVKKYINQIAFSGAVDFLEKYKDKSDDGQIIGHFGLGFYSAFMVSQRVQIDTLSYQKDAAAVRWVSDGGTEFEMSDSDRNERGTTITLYLADDSLEFADEYTMRKTLEKYFAFLPYELYLEDAAKAEEKKEETKEADDKAEAEPKKPEPLNDTKPLWLKNPRDCTDEEYKQFYTKVFHDFNEPLFWIHLNMDYPFNLKGILYFPKLKHEFETMEGQIKLYYNQVFVADNIKEVIPEFLLLLKGVLDCPDLPLNVSRSFLQNDGYVNKISTHITKKVADKLTSLFENERENYNKYWDDINPFVKYGCIREEKFYDRVKDILIFKSTKGGYTTLKEYLENNKDNHENKVFYVSDENQQAQYIKLFNENGMEAVILTNMIDNHFMSLLESKVTGLQFNRIDADISSSMKQENTGIPEDDVKYLENLFKETVNDEKLKIQVESLKNETIPAVVLLSEQSRRMQEMSKMFGGMDMGHMFPKEQTLVLNSSNKLVKALIDLKEKDERKEDVKLVSEHIYDLAMMSHQTLEPDAMAKFIQRSNEILMKVL; this is encoded by the coding sequence ATGAAACACGAAAGCGGAAATATTTCAATAAATACAGAAAACATATTCCCTATAATTAAAAAGTGGTTATACTCTGAAAAGGACATATTTATAAGGGAACTTGTGTCAAATGCAAGCGATGCCATTAGCAAAATGAAAAAACTTGATGCAATGGGAGAAGCAGAACTACCAGAAGATAATAAATTTGAAATAAAGGTCATTGTCAATAAAAATGATAAGACCATAAAAGTAATAGACAACGGATTGGGAATGACTGCGGAAGAGGTAAAAAAATATATAAATCAGATTGCTTTTTCAGGAGCAGTCGATTTTCTTGAAAAATATAAGGACAAGTCAGACGACGGTCAAATTATAGGTCACTTCGGTCTGGGATTTTATTCGGCATTTATGGTATCACAGCGTGTCCAGATTGATACACTTTCATATCAGAAAGATGCTGCTGCTGTAAGGTGGGTAAGTGACGGAGGAACAGAATTTGAAATGTCAGACTCCGATAGAAATGAGAGAGGAACAACAATAACCTTGTATCTGGCTGATGACAGTTTGGAGTTTGCAGATGAATACACAATGAGAAAAACTCTTGAAAAGTATTTTGCATTTCTGCCTTACGAATTATATCTTGAAGATGCAGCAAAAGCAGAAGAGAAGAAAGAGGAAACTAAAGAAGCTGATGACAAGGCAGAGGCAGAACCTAAAAAGCCGGAGCCTTTAAATGATACAAAGCCTCTTTGGCTTAAAAATCCAAGGGACTGTACAGACGAAGAATATAAACAGTTCTACACAAAAGTGTTCCATGATTTTAATGAACCACTTTTCTGGATACATTTAAATATGGATTATCCATTTAACTTGAAAGGAATACTTTATTTCCCTAAGTTAAAACACGAATTTGAGACAATGGAGGGGCAGATAAAGCTTTACTACAATCAGGTATTTGTGGCTGACAATATAAAGGAAGTAATTCCTGAATTCCTGCTGTTGCTAAAGGGTGTACTGGATTGTCCTGATTTGCCGTTGAATGTTTCAAGAAGCTTCTTACAAAACGATGGTTATGTAAATAAGATTTCCACACATATAACAAAGAAGGTTGCAGACAAGCTTACATCGTTATTTGAGAATGAACGTGAAAACTATAACAAATACTGGGATGACATAAATCCATTCGTTAAATACGGCTGTATACGTGAAGAAAAATTCTATGATAGAGTTAAGGATATACTTATTTTCAAATCAACAAAGGGAGGATATACTACCCTTAAGGAATATCTTGAAAACAACAAGGACAATCACGAAAACAAAGTATTTTACGTTTCTGATGAAAATCAGCAGGCACAGTATATCAAGCTATTTAATGAAAACGGAATGGAAGCGGTAATACTTACAAACATGATTGACAACCACTTTATGTCTCTGCTTGAGAGTAAAGTTACGGGACTGCAGTTTAACAGAATTGATGCTGATATTTCTTCAAGCATGAAGCAGGAAAACACAGGTATTCCTGAAGATGATGTTAAATATTTGGAGAATTTATTCAAGGAAACAGTAAATGATGAAAAACTTAAAATACAGGTTGAATCCTTGAAAAATGAAACTATACCGGCTGTAGTACTGTTGTCGGAGCAATCCAGAAGAATGCAGGAAATGAGCAAAATGTTCGGTGGAATGGATATGGGTCATATGTTCCCAAAAGAACAGACTCTTGTACTGAACTCTTCAAACAAACTAGTAAAGGCATTGATTGACTTAAAGGAAAAGGATGAAAGAAAAGAAGATGTGAAGCTGGTAAGCGAACATATATATGATTTGGCCATGATGAGTCATCAGACTTTGGAGCCGGATGCTATGGCCAAATTTATACAAAGAAGTAATGAAATATTGATGAAAGTTCTTTAA